The genomic region TAGATGATCTACACACTTATCACGAGCTTGGCGCGGATCCTTCTTTCTCCTTCTtgcttgtcgtcgtcgtcgtggctGGGGCGACACTGCTACTACTTGCACTAGCACTGGAAATAATACTTGCAGGAGGAGCCGGCGTGGCGGTCTGCTGTCGTTGTGGTTCATCTGCAGATGGCGATggttcgtcgtcgtcctcgtcatcacCACCGCCGGCCCCTGACGACGTCCCGGCGGCCTCTGCAGTTACAACAGGAGGCGGCGCGACCGGAGGCGCGGCGGCGCTCCCGCGCTTCCGCTTCTTCTTCTCGTACGGGATGCCGCGGGCCTTGGCCTGCGCCTCCCGCACGTCGCGGAGGTAGATGCGCACGGCCTTGGCCGCGAACGGGTTGGACTCGGGGCGGCCGCCGGACTCCTCGTACGCGGCGCGGAGGCGGCCGATGAGCGCGTCGAGGCTACCCCAGGCCTGGCGCAGCGGGCACGTGCAGGGCGCCGGCGGGTTCGGCTGCCCGAAGTAGGCGCAGCCCTCAGCGTGCACCTTCGTCTTGCCGAACTGGTCCAGGTAGCGGAGGAACTCGATGACGTGTGCgccgctgcagcgtgccagcgtcAGCGGCGGCTTGTGGTTCCGCAGGTACTGCAGGAACGTGTTCCAGTCCCGGCGCTTCTGCGACTCGTACCGGCTGAGCCCCGCCGGAGGCTGCTGCGTtagcggctgcggctgcggctgcgcCTGGGCCCTTACTGCTGGCTGTTCCCTCTGCTGTGCTCCTT from Zea mays cultivar B73 chromosome 6, Zm-B73-REFERENCE-NAM-5.0, whole genome shotgun sequence harbors:
- the LOC103630273 gene encoding protein G1-like7, with translation MEPGPDAPAGGGGGGGTSEPAEAGPSPSSSSAAAAASSSSRQQAEQEAQQQQGAQQREQPAVRAQAQPQPQPLTQQPPAGLSRYESQKRRDWNTFLQYLRNHKPPLTLARCSGAHVIEFLRYLDQFGKTKVHAEGCAYFGQPNPPAPCTCPLRQAWGSLDALIGRLRAAYEESGGRPESNPFAAKAVRIYLRDVREAQAKARGIPYEKKKRKRGSAAAPPVAPPPVVTAEAAGTSSGAGGGDDEDDDEPSPSADEPQRQQTATPAPPASIISSASASSSSVAPATTTTTSKKEKEGSAPSS